The Streptomyces sp. NBC_01353 genome contains a region encoding:
- a CDS encoding ABC transporter substrate-binding protein: MATSRRTPAAAALVACGLLASACSGTAGSGTDSGTGQILNVATTAEVTTWNPVKSFSTEVYYLSNVYEPLLWMNPPGSKERFRPALAERWASSADAKTWTFHLRKGVTFHDGEPMNAAAVKASLEASAKDGGAAFIWSALDTIETPDEHTVVLKLKSAAPVDMIASSMYGAWIVSPKALARGEDYFAKGVDAGTGPYRVSEYQAKKRVVLKAYDKYWGGWKGERYRTVVARITAEPTAQEQMLQSGQVDYAAALPLENVARFKKDKRYTVTECPTFQSHTAFFNTTKGPLKNVKVRQALAQAIPYDDIVKVGAEGFGARARGAVPTGAFPYDEQLPQTPYDLEAARRLLTEAGYEGGKGLKLTLSYAAENAQQAKYAPLIKDTFAKVGVSVELQPILFNQQWEKAKADPAKAQDIFLLMYWPTYSDAGSDNLVSLFRSSDKPFFNLSYWKDATYDKLVDEAGTHTATDQDKAAALYGKAQRRLLEQAPGAFLYDMRTPVVMNSEVKGFACNPNYSFSIPFHQLHRGAS, encoded by the coding sequence ATGGCCACGTCCCGAAGAACACCCGCCGCCGCCGCTCTGGTGGCCTGCGGTCTGCTCGCGTCCGCCTGCAGCGGTACCGCCGGCAGCGGCACCGACAGCGGCACCGGGCAGATCCTCAATGTGGCGACCACCGCCGAGGTGACGACCTGGAATCCGGTGAAGTCCTTCTCCACCGAGGTCTACTACCTCAGCAACGTCTACGAGCCGCTGCTGTGGATGAACCCGCCCGGCTCGAAGGAGCGCTTCCGCCCCGCCCTCGCCGAGCGCTGGGCGTCCTCCGCCGACGCCAAGACGTGGACCTTCCATTTGCGCAAGGGGGTCACCTTTCACGACGGCGAGCCGATGAACGCCGCGGCGGTCAAGGCGTCCCTGGAAGCCTCTGCCAAGGACGGCGGTGCAGCCTTCATCTGGTCGGCGCTGGACACCATCGAGACACCGGACGAGCACACGGTCGTGCTCAAGCTGAAGAGCGCTGCCCCGGTCGACATGATCGCCTCGTCCATGTACGGGGCGTGGATCGTCAGCCCCAAGGCCCTGGCCAGGGGCGAGGACTACTTCGCCAAGGGCGTTGACGCAGGCACCGGCCCGTACCGGGTCTCGGAGTACCAGGCCAAGAAGAGGGTCGTACTCAAGGCGTACGACAAGTACTGGGGCGGCTGGAAGGGCGAGCGCTACCGCACGGTCGTCGCCAGGATCACCGCCGAGCCGACCGCGCAGGAGCAGATGCTCCAGTCCGGCCAGGTCGACTACGCCGCCGCGCTGCCACTGGAGAACGTCGCCCGGTTCAAGAAGGACAAGCGCTACACCGTCACCGAGTGTCCCACCTTCCAGAGCCACACGGCCTTCTTCAACACCACCAAGGGCCCGCTGAAGAACGTGAAGGTACGCCAGGCGCTGGCGCAGGCAATCCCGTACGACGACATTGTCAAGGTGGGCGCCGAAGGCTTCGGCGCCCGCGCTCGCGGTGCCGTACCGACCGGCGCCTTCCCCTACGACGAGCAGCTGCCGCAGACGCCGTACGACCTGGAGGCCGCCCGTCGGCTGCTCACAGAGGCCGGATACGAGGGCGGCAAGGGCCTGAAGCTGACCCTCAGCTACGCGGCGGAGAACGCACAGCAGGCCAAGTACGCCCCGCTGATCAAGGACACCTTCGCCAAGGTCGGCGTGTCGGTCGAACTGCAGCCGATCCTGTTCAACCAGCAGTGGGAGAAGGCCAAGGCGGACCCGGCCAAGGCGCAGGACATCTTCCTGCTGATGTACTGGCCGACCTATTCCGACGCCGGCTCGGACAACCTGGTCTCGCTCTTCCGCAGCAGCGACAAGCCGTTCTTCAACCTCAGCTATTGGAAGGACGCCACGTACGACAAGCTCGTCGACGAGGCCGGCACCCACACCGCCACCGACCAGGACAAGGCCGCCGCTCTGTACGGCAAGGCGCAGCGCCGGCTGCTGGAGCAGGCCCCCGGCGCGTTCCTCTACGACATGCGCACCCCTGTCGTGATGAACAGCGAGGTCAAGGGCTTCGCCTGCAACCCGAACTACTCCTTCTCCATCCCCTTCCACCAGCTGCACCGCGGAGCCAGCTGA
- a CDS encoding LysR family transcriptional regulator gives MELRVLRYFLAVVESGSVTRAAAEVHIAQPSLSRQLRGLEASLGVPLFDRTGNRMELTAAGRRFLPLARDLVTRADTALAAASSLASGRAMRLTVAAPATTITDVIAPFLATWGPEDPLVTVQAENPVRAYQALTRGADVAISSAPPRHRYAGLPVARLPLWAYVPPSHPWAGRDRVTIQELTGEPLIVLTLAHGTRRILDQAVQDAGSALDIVLECDTPQVAQAMTASGHGIAVVSDDPRFGLHPLLILDQHGEPLQIRLHAAWDAGHYALRTIESFAAGLARFCVEQYGPQAAGS, from the coding sequence GTGGAGCTGAGGGTGCTGCGCTACTTCCTGGCGGTCGTCGAGAGCGGCTCGGTGACCAGGGCAGCAGCCGAAGTCCATATCGCCCAGCCCTCGCTCTCCCGCCAACTGCGGGGACTTGAGGCGTCCCTGGGAGTGCCACTGTTCGACCGCACGGGAAATCGGATGGAACTCACGGCGGCCGGCCGCCGATTCCTGCCCCTCGCGCGGGACTTGGTGACCCGCGCCGACACCGCCCTCGCCGCCGCCAGCTCGCTGGCGTCCGGGCGGGCGATGCGGCTCACCGTGGCGGCCCCCGCCACCACCATCACCGATGTGATCGCCCCGTTCCTGGCCACCTGGGGTCCAGAGGATCCCCTGGTCACGGTGCAGGCGGAGAACCCCGTACGCGCCTACCAGGCCCTCACCCGGGGCGCCGACGTGGCGATCTCCTCAGCCCCGCCGCGCCACCGCTACGCCGGGCTGCCCGTAGCCCGGCTGCCGCTGTGGGCCTACGTGCCGCCCTCACACCCCTGGGCAGGCCGGGACCGGGTCACCATCCAGGAGTTGACCGGTGAGCCGCTGATCGTCCTCACCCTCGCGCACGGCACCCGCCGCATCCTGGACCAGGCGGTACAGGACGCGGGCAGTGCTCTTGACATCGTCCTGGAGTGCGACACCCCGCAGGTCGCCCAGGCGATGACCGCCTCCGGTCACGGCATCGCCGTCGTCTCCGACGACCCCCGCTTCGGGCTGCACCCACTGCTGATCCTCGACCAGCACGGGGAGCCCCTGCAGATCCGGCTGCACGCGGCCTGGGACGCCGGCCACTACGCGCTGCGCACCATCGAGTCCTTCGCCGCCGGCCTGGCCCGTTTCTGCGTCGAGCAGTACGGGCCGCAGGCAGCGGGGAGCTGA
- a CDS encoding ATP-binding protein has protein sequence MSTTTAEMVHDRSLGDLLLHRDVVLDGLDAPQSAARTVLADVLDGKAEDQLFDAMLVASELIANAIKHSSGAVLIRVEVYEFGAALGVVDRGDDITAVPVRPSNSSVDEGAVAASGRGLFIVDSLASAWSVEETENGKIVIAILTLPAGRRR, from the coding sequence ATGTCCACGACAACTGCTGAAATGGTGCATGACCGGAGCCTCGGAGACCTGTTGCTCCACCGTGATGTGGTGCTCGACGGACTCGATGCTCCGCAGAGCGCCGCCCGTACCGTCCTGGCGGACGTCCTGGACGGCAAGGCGGAGGATCAGCTCTTCGACGCCATGCTCGTGGCCAGCGAGCTCATCGCCAACGCCATCAAGCACAGCAGCGGTGCGGTCCTCATAAGGGTTGAGGTCTACGAGTTCGGTGCGGCGTTGGGCGTCGTTGACCGGGGGGACGACATCACTGCCGTCCCTGTGCGACCTTCGAACTCATCTGTTGACGAAGGGGCGGTGGCTGCAAGCGGGCGCGGCCTGTTCATCGTGGACAGCCTCGCCAGTGCCTGGTCGGTCGAGGAAACCGAGAACGGGAAGATCGTCATCGCCATCCTCACCCTTCCGGCAGGCCGTCGTCGATGA